The window GCATGTTCGCCACGCAGTAGAACAGCGAGTTGTGCACCGGGTAGACCGGGTTGTCGTGCGTGGTCGGCCGGGAGTCCTCGAAGCAGCCGCCCTGGTCGATCGAGATGTCGACCAGCACGCTGCCGGGCTTCATCCGGGAGACGAGTTCGTTGGAGATGAGCGTCGGGGCCTTGGCGCCCGGCACCAGGACCGCGCCGATGACCAGGTCCGCGTCGAGCACGGCCCGCTCGATCTCGTACGCGTTGGAGGCCACCGTCTGCAGGTGGCCACGGTAGATGGCGTCGGCCTGGCGCAGCCGGTTGACGTTGCGGTCGAGCAGGAGCACCTCGGCCTGCAGGCCGAGCGCGATCGCGGCGGCGTTCATGCCGGAGACACCGGCACCGATGACCACGGTCTTCGCGGCGTAGACGCCGGAGACACCGCCCATCAGTACGCCGCGCCCGCCACCGGAGCGCATCAGGTGGTACGCGCCGACCTGCGGGGCGAGCCGGCCGGCGACCTCGGACATCGGGGCGAGCAGCGGCAGCGCCCGGTCGGCGGTCTCCACCGTCTCGTACGCGATACCGGTGACGCCCCGGTCGAGCAGCGCGTCGGTGGTCTCCTTCGAGGCCGCCAGGTGCAGGTACGTGAAGAGCACCTGTCCCGGACGCATCCGGTGGTACTCCTGCGCGATCGGTTCCTTGACCTTCAGGACCAGTTCGGCGGCGCCCCAGACCTCGTCCGCGGTGGGGAGGATCGTCGCACCGGCGGTGACGAACTCGTCGTCGGTGATCGACGAGCCGATCCCGGCTCCGGCCTCGACGAACACCTCGTGGCCACCCCGGATGAACTCGTGCACACCCGCCGGGGTG of the Micromonospora sp. NBC_01796 genome contains:
- the ald gene encoding alanine dehydrogenase, yielding MKVGIPREVKNHEYRVAITPAGVHEFIRGGHEVFVEAGAGIGSSITDDEFVTAGATILPTADEVWGAAELVLKVKEPIAQEYHRMRPGQVLFTYLHLAASKETTDALLDRGVTGIAYETVETADRALPLLAPMSEVAGRLAPQVGAYHLMRSGGGRGVLMGGVSGVYAAKTVVIGAGVSGMNAAAIALGLQAEVLLLDRNVNRLRQADAIYRGHLQTVASNAYEIERAVLDADLVIGAVLVPGAKAPTLISNELVSRMKPGSVLVDISIDQGGCFEDSRPTTHDNPVYPVHNSLFYCVANMPGAVPHTSTYALTNVTLPYALELANHGWREALRRDQALALGLNTHDGQVTYGPVAEAHGMASVALADVLA